The DNA segment GAATAAATCATAAGTTTAAACTTTTTTGTATAGTCCACAAGGGCGTCACCaaggggggcagggaggggcagctgcccccccccccctagagattctaaaaaaagGTGCCAAATATACTGCAAACAatgaccactataatattaaaatctggtaatagatgtaaggctcgtagtacaagtgaaaagcttcatgtgctgtcgactttacctacaattcatacatacttttctcattcatagagaatgagaaaagtatgaattgtagtaggtaaagtcaacttgcccctccctgcgccatcggctgacGACGCCCTTGATAGTCCATTAACAAACTGGTTTTGTTACACAGTATTAACATGCTGATTTCTTTCccttacttttaaaattgtattcaaAAGGTATGGGGCATGTCATGTCAAAGCTTTCACATTTGCTGAAGAAATTCTGTAACATTATTTCAACcaacaaagaaaatatttattatgttaataattagtaatttagtatacataggtctaccagaatctgatgacaaattttgatggcagatttaaaaaaatatccttgatttcATTCCAATTATCCCggcattgctagagtcaatttattttctcactttttgccatcagattctggtagacctatggTGTAAATATGATTATGgagaattatatttttatattactggtaaaataaaaatctatagtaacaaaaataatgttttttttttataacagctccccaaaataacatttaaggtgtataaataatatcttgtaaataaattataacatagGTACATATAACATTCTGCATATCTAAATAACTTGTGCTTAACTGGAACAGCTCAATTTAAGTCCATATGACCAGCTGGGTGGCTGCGCGGAGTAACCCAGCTTCTCTGCTTCATCATTAATTTCGTAAGGTCTCTCGAAGATCTTCAATAATAATCTCAcctgaatacaaaaaaaatatatataattttttagatTATGAACGTAGATCAACTTTttctaaaatatgtatttttgtttaatggTCAATATCTTatgtttgtaataaaaaaacacaaaattaccTTAGTGAAGTCATTGTTTTCAGCGTCAGCAATGGCTTCCTGCAGAATCCAATTTCTCGGTACATAGACGGGGTTCACTTTGCTCATTGTGGTGCACCGTTGCTCTTCATTAactaaaaaattagaaaatttaagtaccatcgaagaaattgatttccaggcagttgacagacctacgtcatttggtcggatcatgtcaattaaatgttaattgtgatctgtcggttgggtttgacgtaacgcgaccaatttggtcgcgttacgtcaaaaccTACGTACGTACCTACGTACCTAGGTCCCTCAGATGAGGGACCTAGGTATGTAGTTTGGTCGTTAATTCCTAGGCCTGCCTAGGAaataacttctctgatagtatatattatgtagtatataatttaataatacaatataataatattctgttCCAACTAAAACCAAAAACGGCTCACTTTTGCGATatcgctttcgcatttattgaTTGGAGTTTGGACGAActgaaatgaaattattattattattaattaccctTCCAATACAACTATTATAGatattctatagtctatactaattttTCCAGAATAAGaagtttcctatgtccttttccgggactcaaagcatttcCATacccagaaaaatcggttcgcgtgaaaggtaacagacagacggacagacggacacactttcgcatttataatacatataagtatggatttcaGTTTATAGACTTACCAGCAGCGTCCGTAAGCCGCCGTCGGTACTTGTCGACCCAGCTACCCCACTCCTTGGCCTGACTGATCTTGGCCAACGACCACTTGGACTCCAGAGCGCTGCTGTCACCCAGATCACTGATATCAACCTAAAAATACGATCATCAACAATTACTACCATAAAATATAAGACAACATATCACAgcattttttgtatgtttcaaaagctttttaaaataagtacttcatttccCTTTATGCCAACGACATAAGGGACAGAGTGTTTACACTTGCGATGTGGTAAACTGGTTACACGCTTATACGGAGTTATACCCGggtcaaaaaagttttttttttttttgcaaactcAAATTTTTGAACGATATTGCTCAAAACATAATAAGAACTCAAAAAGTTCTATAAGCTTTATTGTCTGCTTTGTATCAAACCCAATTTACCTCTCCCATCTGTCGGAAGGTGGCAGTGAAGTCGGAAGTGGTCTGCTGCATCATTATCATCAGTTCGCCAACCAGTTTCACGTCCCCTGCCCGAGTGTCTGTCAGCCCCAATTTCCGTAGGTACGTGTGTCTGCGAATATTGtccattgttttatttaaaatgtgaaaaaaacaggattttttttatctttgtatGGTGTGAAAAtacagacaaaatattattaatctttgtgtgttatcaattatcatgggcgccggcagaaataatttccaaggggtgcagattttagttttctttcttttctttttacgaaCAACTGTGACTGTCTATTAAATTACCAATTCTTACGTCAATGGTAATTACTGCCTAAAAATTATTGTGATGTGATTTAAAAAATGATTTCCAATAGtctgctttttatttcaataattcctgtcaATCCCGAGAtacccaaggggtgcaagtgtgCGTGTTATGCATTGATGCATACAATGTTACGGGCAAAGTATACGTTACAATAAAGCGCGTAGAAAATCGAAGAATGAATTATGTCTACTTGTCTCTTCATAGTGGCAAGTTCGCGTGGTGGTGAAAGAGACAAGTGGCTTTAGGCCTTGTTCAAAATTTCTATCTTTCTGGCGACCAAACTTTAGTAATTAgtactatcggagaagttgattcctagacagataGCGAacataagtaatttggtcgtgttaagtcaaacccatccgaccgatcacagctaacattgaattgacacaagCCGACCACATGGCGTAGctccgtcaactgcctaagagtaaatttcctcgatggcacCTATATGTATGTATCCATAAATACTAAGATTGTAGATGAAAGTTTGTCAGTCAGTgtaaacttaaattattattacatttataacCCTTACAAAATCTTATCTCCAACATAGTCTTCGAGCCCTGCTATTATTTCCTTGATGCTCtctgtctgttcgtccgtcAGTATGGGAGCGAGTGCCTCTGCAAACTTCTGCAGGTTCCATATTACTATCTAGAATCAAAAAGAAGGTTAATAAATCAGTGAGATTGGTCAGCCAAGAAGTAATAAACAGACATCATATTTTGTTTGACGTGTCGGTAGGGAGGAAGGGCCTGTCCACAGTCCatatgtatacgtgggagagccatgcttcggcacgaatgggccggctcgaccggataaataccacgttctcacagaaaaccggcgtgaaacagagcttgcgctgtgtttcgccggaggcccaatcccctaacccctaccctattcccttccctaccctcccctattaccctattccctcttaaaggccggcaacgcacttgcagctcttctgatgctgcgagtgtccatgggcgacggaagttgctttccgttgtgacccgtttgctcgtttgccccttatttcataaaaaaaaaaatatatatatatatatatatatatatatatataaatatgtccacgtcacgacgtcgtcaacgtggaacggtgcggtaacgtgtcACGTTGACGAcatcgtgacgtggagatgtggacaggctgGAACGACACCGTTTAGAGTTTAGTCGGTTCAAATCGAGCTCATAATAAACTCTAGAAATTAGAAATTAGGTGTAGCTACCGCTTCATCAGCCGTTCCAAACTTGCGTAGACTGAGGACCCCCAAAATCGGCTCCCCTGctacaaccataaagttaatatacctagcggaatagagaaacaaaggccggagcaagagagatgtcactatcagtaacattgcgtggtaaaaagagacgtgtgatacatgacagcagcatccttttttgacgtccagtcggcacgtgccgcacgttgacaatttaatctcatagaattcatgttcaatcatgcttgtgtaagtgtatacgtacacatatttttcacacagatgaaaaccaattttggtttcgtttgacagctcaagattgttgctctattccgctaggtatattaactttatggctacAACACTCGAATCCGGGCCAAGTTTAAATATAAGGTAAGTCATAGAAATAGGAAAACTTCATTTGATCCCATGACGTTTATGAAAGGACTAAGTACTTGTTTGACATGCTACATGATGCTATACATTCTAAAGATCCCCTTGCTACGCCACTGCTATAGGTACTACATATACAGAATACAGATCgtcaaggctttatatgaacgtggcaaaaaaaggaactaacgccgccatcatacaaaaacgtcatttttgacagttctcctttacctgcagcgcccccgctcacgttcataaaaagccttgtcaatattatgtatctcACCTGCGGCTGCTTATCAAACGCGTATCTGGCCATATCGTCGGAGGAGTTGGGTACGTAGCTACCGTAGTAGTGGTCCAGGAACCCGTACGGCCCGTAGTCTATGGTCAGGCCGAGCACGCTGATGTTGTCTGTGTTGAGCACGCCGTGAGTGAAGCCCACGCCTGGGAAAAATATAGTGGAATGTATAACCTCCTATCTTTTCTTAATAGAATTTAATATTGTGCCTAGCCGGCGAGTTTTTAATCACACTATAGATCAATCACGATTCGCAAAGCAATACGTTCCAAATTGTACCTACTTGTATAAATGGAATAGTCATGGCGCTAGATAGAAACTTTAAATAAGGCCtaacgcatttttttttaactcgcTCACGAAAACgtcttagagcgcttacagacgaacggcacgtgtcggcggcagtcgacggcagccgtcaacactcgacagtttatcacgcttgcagttatgacgtaccgcgtaaaggtaagcgtTTACAGGTttgtatcgtacgcaacggacgtctcgcatcaaacggataatttcttcacagtacgtccactgtatcgacAGCGTACGTAGACTAGCCAGTATGTTGATCTcctaattagtccaaacaaagttccttagtaaaaatttctgctttctacttttccatccacaccccccttttgagcattcatttactaggctagtcggtaatccgtacgtaagcgtcataaactgtcaacgactgccgtcgactgccgccgacgcgtgccgccgacacgtgccgttcgtctgtaagaagccttatcGGTCTTTGCACATATCCTATGAAACAAGATATTACAAGTTTGCGTATGTGAAAAAAACAAATAGTAGgtaaatttttagtaaaaacaatACCTTGCCAAGTGGCGACCATATCCAGATTGCGGTGCGCTACCTCGGAGAACCACTTCACATACTTGTCCTCACCAGTTATGTGTGGAAAATGGTGCTGGAACAGATTAATATATTTCTAAAATCAAAGAAAGTATAgcaagtaatataataataattgtaattgctACATCATGTACCATAgacaaattattatatacagcttgtgtaatataatacaaataaaatgtatgatttATCTATGATATTATTTATAGCTTTAAATATACTTCTACTATTTTAACGTTACAAGTCTTTAAcgttaaacataattttatatattttcaattacaCGTCTGAGGCATCACTTAGGGCCCTACACGGGGCGGGGCGCTCATTCAGTTACTATTCAAACGGGATTCAGCAACAGCAAAAATACTGAGAATTCTATCCCTCCGTTTTCTCCCCGCTGTCGCCTGATACAATCGCGCATTTGTATCGCTACAGTGGCGATGCAAACGCGCGTTGATAGTGCTTTAGCATCTCTAATTCGCTACAGAAGGGTTTTGCAAACAGTTAGCCGCATTTGCAATTGCAACGCACATTCTCTAAACGCACACTTGAATCAATACCTAAAGTCGCCGTGCGCTAGGGCCCTTACCTCCACAATGAAGTCCACCAGTCGCCGCATGAGGTCCACCTCCTGCCGTCGCTGCAGTATCTCGAGCGAGCCGAGCCGGTACCAGGCTGGGGCGAGGCGCAGCACCACCGCCGCCCGCTCCGGCCGCGCGTGCCCGCTGTACGTCTTGTCCCGCCACACCTTGTGATCGTCGCTCACTGGATAAATATAGATAAATACTGATGCGGGGAGTTGAGTTTGAAGGTTCAGTAGCATTGCCAGTGAAGTCAGATATAGTATGGGCTGGGCGAAAAGCACCACGTGTTGATCGCTCCAATTGATTTAATGTTGCCTATCGAGACTGAAGAAACAAGTgcacattttaaaatgtaataattataaacactGCGAATATTATGTGACTGgttgtctgcctgttacctttGCACGCTTAAGCCACAGAGTCACAGGGAAGGGTGTTAGATATCTGTCGAAATGTATGGTTGTAGGTTGGTAGAAAAACTGCAAAACGAAGATACTGACAACATTTAATGAACATCAGAACAAAACTTCTTACCCACCAGCGCTCCAGCCCGGGTTGTGGGTATACCGAGATGGTAGCAGGCCTCGCTGGCCACCATCTCCCTCAGCGAGGAGCGAAGCACCGTGCGCCCGTCACCGAACCTGGAGTAGGGTGTCTCCCCCGAACCCTTGAGCTGTGGCTGCCAACTTTCGCCTTTGCTGTAAGAAATTAAAgatgttataataaataaataaagccttTATTCACTGACCATAAGATTAGttactatgtatatatatataacagcTTGACCAgtgtaaagtcgaccctcgtacatgactttacagcggtcaagctataACGAAGAGTACAATTTTGCATAGAACATAAAAAACTTCGTCAGAATCTTTCATTTCTTTCAACATAGGCATGGGTGTAACTATGGTGTAAATAACAGCATGcttgtaaaattaatataatttgtttATATGTAAGGATGCagctaattattttaaaatcatgtTATCATTGATTACTCATTAGGATTAAAACGGTTgaatcacaataattataatcatcaGTAATCTTAAACTGGTAATGTTTAATCAtttatactatttaaagttaattttcaaaatattaacctgTTAACATACTCCCCAAGTATATGAGCTCTACCATCTCCAAGTTGATCAGACCAGAACCCAAACTGGTGTCCACCATACCtgtgaatatttattatttatttatttatttttaatcttataGTATACTTAACAAATATACACTTCCTGCAAAACTGCTTATGCAGTTTGACAGcaagttacattatttattaatcataTTTAGACATTCACCATATTATgttctaaaaatataatttgtgtcTCTAAGCCTAGAACAATTTAGAAGTTTTGTacaacaacaaacaaaacaaacagaATTTCAGGAAAGAAGTTATAGGATAGTAGGATAGTGTTAAATTATATGGTATAGTCCTCAGTTTATGAAATTTCAAAAACTAAACAGTGCATATTTGtcttttaaattcaaaatctCACCTGTGGCAAACAGTGAGACCACCTTCTACAGCATGTTTACCGGCCACAAAGTCGATAAACTCTTCTGTTCCAGCAACTTTCGGATCAAGATCTAGGATATCGGAGAGGGCATTTTCTGATGCACACACAAGGCGCAATTTACCAGTCAGTGGCTCTGTAGGTACCTGAgtaattgaataattattataaacagttATGTGACCATATAATACCTGTGGGCTGTGGCAGACACAAAAATACATGTGGCAGATGCATTAAAGCTCTGTAAGGTAGTTTATTGTACTTACTTTAGAAAACACAGCATTTTTTACAGCAACAGGTACGTTGTACTCTGGATTATCGTCAATAGGCAGTTTTGCGTAAGAAGGTGGATGTTTAAACTTCCAGTCGTTtagatttacaatttttgcGGTCGCGGTGGACATCTCGCCGTATTGTTTGTATAGCGCGGCAGTAACAAATAAACTTCGTCTCATTAGATATGAGAATCATTAGATCGTGTTCAAAggtaaaacaattaatttattcgtcataatattttgttttgagcaTACAAGTTCAAGTTTAAATTTCACAATATTTTTGGCTACTGCTAATTACCATTTTTTAGGCTAATTTGATATTTAGCAGTAAGTAAATAACGTTGTAAATAGATTATCAAATTCataacaaattaaaaactttataataggAATGACGTTTCAGCAAAGTCATTTTGACgtcaactttttttatttaagtatctatTTTGTGAGCAGTGAGCACTAACATCTTTGATACCActttgaatgttgtaaaataataaagtctggctagcgaaagatgcacggaatatataacactacaaGAAGGGGCATATGGGCGTGGCCCGCGTTaagttatgtccagctggacataacttAACTCGCACGCAAAAGGAAATTCGTGAGTACGGATTTAAGCCTTATGTTAGTTGATGTAAGGTGTAAAATTGCGTACAACTTCAAGTCTTATCACATttcaagcgccatctagcgttgaataactgaactcggtagtcagagccggtattgctaaatttaaattcttctttatttcaaaagggttagggtcgttttttcgacattgtaattaaaaaagaaatctctttgtgattggttatttcttttgtgtgcgtaaaatgttactgtgtgagtttggcgacagcagtttcaatgaaacttacttgctatggcccttcctttagtgttatatattccgtggaaagatgagactggatttttattccaaaactgattatggtaacactgtCATTAACGTCAGTGCAGTGTtgcagaaatgacatttatgaaatcggtgttgctaccaactaaacatcgtgagaaatagggagattgctaccaactaaaaatcgggagaaatagggagattgctgcctaaataaatcaaattataacACGTGTTTAAGTTATTAATCATTAGCCTCCTTCTTGCAGCTTAGACAATAGGCGTAGTTTGCATCTTTAATATTACTGCTTGCCTGTAACCACCCAGCAAACTCTGGGCGTGTTTCCCACTCTTTTTTTATACCAGTTTGTAGtatatctttttctttttgtttcgaaCGTACCACTTCTAGTGGTTGGAAAATCACTGTCTGGGTCTGAACTAGACATTTGATTTGCGTTAATACAATATGGGAAGTTGCGTATCGGACGAAtgattagaaaatgaaaaatttaaaaatgaaaaatgaaaatttgaaaCCTGTCGCCACGTCGCATTCATATCgacgtatttaaaaatatatattcccctacaataatattcaacTTTAATGAGTATGAATTACAGCCTAAATTTGCTTGTTTATTGAAAGGCCAATCTAATGCCTTGCCCCTTGGGGAATAACCCTAACTTggggaataaaataataataataaaaatgttaaatttggtgttacaaactacaaaatgaatataaattaagtttaatgttctaaGATTGAGTAAATCGGGAGATTATACCCTAAA comes from the Aricia agestis chromosome 6, ilAriAges1.1, whole genome shotgun sequence genome and includes:
- the LOC121727772 gene encoding protein adenylyltransferase SelO-like isoform X1, whose amino-acid sequence is MRRSLFVTAALYKQYGEMSTATAKIVNLNDWKFKHPPSYAKLPIDDNPEYNVPVAVKNAVFSKVPTEPLTGKLRLVCASENALSDILDLDPKVAGTEEFIDFVAGKHAVEGGLTVCHRYGGHQFGFWSDQLGDGRAHILGEYVNSKGESWQPQLKGSGETPYSRFGDGRTVLRSSLREMVASEACYHLGIPTTRAGALVVSDDHKVWRDKTYSGHARPERAAVVLRLAPAWYRLGSLEILQRRQEVDLMRRLVDFIVEHHFPHITGEDKYVKWFSEVAHRNLDMVATWQGVGFTHGVLNTDNISVLGLTIDYGPYGFLDHYYGSYVPNSSDDMARYAFDKQPQIVIWNLQKFAEALAPILTDEQTESIKEIIAGLEDYVGDKILHTYLRKLGLTDTRAGDVKLVGELMIMMQQTTSDFTATFRQMGEVDISDLGDSSALESKWSLAKISQAKEWGSWVDKYRRRLTDAAVNEEQRCTTMSKVNPVYVPRNWILQEAIADAENNDFTKVRLLLKIFERPYEINDEAEKLGYSAQPPSWSYGLKLSCSS
- the LOC121727772 gene encoding protein adenylyltransferase SelO-like isoform X2 translates to MRRSLFVTAALYKQYGEMSTATAKIVNLNDWKFKHPPSYAKLPIDDNPEYNVPVAVKNAVFSKVPTEPLTGKLRLVCASENALSDILDLDPKVAGTEEFIDFVAGKHAVEGGLTVCHRYGGHQFGFWSDQLGDGRAHILGEYVNSKGESWQPQLKGSGETPYSRFGDGRTVLRSSLREMVASEACYHLGIPTTRAGALVVSDDHKVWRDKTYSGHARPERAAVVLRLAPAWYRLGSLEILQRRQEVDLMRRLVDFIVEHHFPHITGEDKYVKWFSEVAHRNLDMVATWQGVGFTHGVLNTDNISVLGLTIDYGPYGFLDHYYGSYVPNSSDDMARYAFDKQPQIVIWNLQKFAEALAPILTDEQTESIKEIIAGLEDYVGDKILHTYLRKLGLTDTRAGDVKLVGELMIMMQQTTSDFTATFRQMGEVDISDLGDSSALESKWSLAKISQAKEWGSWVDKYRRRLTDAAVRPNSNQ